One stretch of Armatimonadota bacterium DNA includes these proteins:
- a CDS encoding DUF951 domain-containing protein — protein MSGVVKLYVGDVIRTRKKHPCGGDVWVIERVGADVGMTCRTCGRYVLMDRVKLERRIREFLERGSEEAPLLPPLLPPRPIRYPEPARRGRKTVSPEAPPRPRRRIVRRALQPEWASRSES, from the coding sequence ATGTCGGGGGTCGTGAAGCTGTACGTGGGAGATGTGATCCGCACCCGGAAAAAGCACCCCTGCGGCGGGGACGTCTGGGTGATCGAGCGGGTGGGCGCGGACGTGGGCATGACCTGCCGGACGTGCGGCCGGTACGTGCTCATGGACCGCGTCAAGCTGGAGCGGCGGATCCGGGAATTCCTGGAGCGGGGGAGCGAGGAGGCTCCCCTCCTTCCCCCCTTGCTCCCCCCCCGACCCATCCGCTACCCGGAGCCGGCCCGGCGCGGCCGCAAGACCGTCTCCCCAGAGGCTCCGCCTCGCCCCCGGCGCCGGATCGTGAGGCGGGCTCTGCAACCGGAATGGGCCTCGCGGTCGGAATCGTAG
- the ychF gene encoding redox-regulated ATPase YchF, with amino-acid sequence MGLAVGIVGLPNAGKSTLYRALTRASVAIAPYPFTTLEPNVGVVAVPDSRLEAIARVVGAQRVVPATIRVVDIAGLVRGAHRGEGLGNQFLAHIRETSALLHVVRGFEDPEAPHVEGALDPMRDIGIVETELALADLATVERRRERLAPRARTGDRSARAEMEALQQVEAHLNRGEPARSLPPAVREVVRPLRLLTDKPVAYVLNVGEGGPVEGWEAVQAHAARTGSRLVVVNLKLEAELLELPPEEAAAYRQALGLGEDALHQVIRAAYELLGLVTFFSIESGEVRAWPVPRGTAAPEAAGEIHTDMMRGFVAAEVISWEDLVRAGSVAAARERGKLRTEGRGYVVQDGDVITFRFSPR; translated from the coding sequence ATGGGCCTCGCGGTCGGAATCGTAGGGCTTCCCAACGCGGGGAAGTCCACCCTCTACCGCGCGCTCACCCGCGCGTCGGTGGCCATCGCGCCCTATCCCTTCACCACCCTGGAGCCGAACGTGGGGGTGGTGGCGGTCCCGGATTCACGTCTGGAGGCCATCGCTCGGGTGGTGGGGGCGCAACGCGTGGTCCCCGCCACCATCCGGGTGGTGGACATCGCGGGGCTGGTTCGCGGCGCGCACCGGGGAGAAGGGCTCGGCAACCAGTTCCTGGCCCACATCCGGGAGACCTCCGCCCTCCTGCACGTGGTGCGGGGATTCGAAGACCCTGAAGCGCCCCACGTAGAAGGGGCCCTGGATCCGATGCGGGACATCGGGATCGTGGAGACGGAGCTGGCCCTGGCGGACCTCGCCACCGTGGAGCGGAGGCGAGAGCGCCTCGCACCCCGGGCCCGCACCGGAGACCGGTCGGCCCGGGCGGAGATGGAGGCCCTGCAGCAGGTGGAGGCCCATCTCAACCGGGGAGAACCGGCCCGATCGCTCCCCCCGGCGGTGCGGGAGGTCGTGCGCCCCCTCCGGCTGCTCACGGACAAACCCGTGGCCTACGTGTTGAACGTGGGAGAGGGCGGGCCGGTCGAGGGATGGGAGGCCGTCCAGGCGCACGCGGCGCGCACCGGAAGCCGACTGGTGGTGGTGAACCTGAAGCTCGAGGCGGAGCTCCTCGAGCTCCCCCCGGAGGAGGCGGCCGCCTACCGGCAGGCCCTGGGGCTCGGGGAGGACGCCCTGCACCAGGTGATCCGGGCCGCGTACGAGCTCTTAGGGCTCGTGACCTTCTTCTCCATCGAGAGCGGGGAGGTGCGGGCGTGGCCGGTGCCACGGGGGACCGCCGCGCCGGAGGCGGCGGGCGAGATCCATACGGACATGATGCGGGGGTTCGTGGCCGCGGAGGTGATCTCCTGGGAGGACCTGGTGCGGGCGGGCTCCGTGGCCGCGGCCCGGGAACGGGGGAAACTCCGGACGGAGGGCCGGGGGTACGTGGTCCAGGACGGGGACGTGATCACCTTCCGGTTCTCCCCCCGGTGA
- a CDS encoding MFS transporter — translation MSRPLVVIFLTILTNLIGFGIVIPLLPFYARALGASPFGIGLLFASYSAAQLLAAPVLGAWSDRWGRRPVLLLSLLGTALSFVLLALARSVGMLFLARIIDGLSGGNISTARAYIADVTSEEDRARAFGLIGAAFGLGFIVGPALGGVLAHLSYAAPAWVAAGITLGAVALAWFWLPETVHRVSASRGPIWPELPRLLRHPHLGPLLGVDFLYWATAAVYQTTFALFVSHRFGFGPGQTGVLLAFWGLLGALVQVGMVGPVVRRVGESRALAMGLVMAGLGLGAAAASRTATLFVLSTLPAALGAGVANPALVALLSRSARPGEQGVVQGVASTMESLGRMLGPIWGNGVLGAFGEGPAFGSAAAVMALTGLLALRLRPLPSPREAPVRMPSLRR, via the coding sequence GTGAGTCGTCCGCTGGTGGTCATCTTCCTCACCATCCTCACGAACCTGATCGGATTCGGGATCGTGATCCCGCTGCTCCCCTTCTATGCCCGGGCGCTGGGCGCCTCGCCCTTCGGGATCGGGCTGCTGTTCGCCTCGTACTCCGCCGCGCAGCTCCTGGCGGCTCCCGTGCTGGGCGCGTGGTCGGATCGATGGGGCCGGCGCCCCGTTCTCCTGCTCAGCCTCCTGGGCACCGCCCTGAGCTTCGTGCTCCTGGCGTTGGCCCGATCCGTGGGCATGCTGTTCTTGGCCCGGATCATCGATGGCCTCTCGGGCGGGAACATCTCCACGGCCCGTGCCTACATCGCGGACGTGACGTCGGAGGAGGACCGGGCTCGGGCCTTCGGCCTCATCGGGGCCGCCTTCGGCCTGGGATTCATCGTCGGTCCGGCCCTGGGGGGCGTCCTCGCGCACCTCAGTTACGCGGCCCCCGCATGGGTCGCGGCGGGCATTACCCTGGGAGCCGTGGCCCTGGCCTGGTTCTGGCTCCCGGAGACCGTGCATCGGGTCTCCGCCTCCCGCGGCCCGATCTGGCCGGAACTCCCCCGCCTCCTCCGGCACCCGCACCTTGGACCGCTGTTGGGCGTGGACTTCCTGTACTGGGCCACGGCCGCGGTGTACCAGACCACCTTCGCCCTCTTCGTGAGCCACCGGTTCGGCTTCGGACCGGGACAGACCGGTGTCCTGTTGGCCTTCTGGGGCCTGCTGGGGGCTCTGGTCCAGGTGGGGATGGTGGGGCCCGTGGTGCGGCGGGTGGGGGAAAGCCGGGCCCTGGCGATGGGGCTCGTGATGGCGGGACTGGGGCTCGGGGCCGCCGCGGCGAGCCGTACTGCGACCCTCTTCGTGCTGAGCACCCTCCCCGCGGCCCTCGGTGCCGGTGTCGCCAACCCTGCCCTGGTGGCGCTCTTGAGCCGATCCGCCCGTCCGGGAGAGCAGGGAGTGGTGCAGGGGGTGGCGAGCACCATGGAGAGCCTGGGGCGCATGCTGGGGCCCATCTGGGGCAACGGGGTGCTGGGAGCCTTCGGGGAGGGCCCGGCGTTCGGGTCCGCGGCCGCGGTGATGGCCCTCACGGGGTTGCTGGCCCTGCGGCTACGGCCCCTTCCCTCTCCCCGGGAGGCCCCCGTGCGCATGCCTTCCTTGCGGAGGTGA
- a CDS encoding fused MFS/spermidine synthase, which produces MFTSGGVLLALEIVASRVLAPTFGNSIFVWGSLIGVFLTALSVGYWVGGHVADRYPHHGVFCGLVFLAGLLVVPIPAVSPWLLDRIAQADVGPRTGPLLAATFLFFPASLVMGTVSPFAVRLAARTVQTVGNTAGRLYALSTLGSIVGCLAAAFWLLSILGVREIILVLGLVEMGMAILGFAVARRMAAAVVATTALLAAALLVPRAASGDPPGLVYARDTVYHRITVSDEGGVRYLKLDNYWQSAMDLQEPRRTVFRYADYMHAGMLFVPEPRQVLLIGVGGGTLPKQYLRDYPGVRMDMVDIDPHVIEVARRYFHVPVGGRLRAFAEDGRQFVRRTSARYDQVLLDAYLRDTLPFHLATREFFQEVRGVLTPRGVFVMNVIGALAGPDSRLFRSVYRTLREVFPAVYVFPVEFGPWGGEEAMRNIIVVSTQEPPEPPAAVRARYGRMRSRIRIPGFEAVVRDLYTRPVPVQDVPVLSDNFAPVDDLIHAR; this is translated from the coding sequence GTGTTCACAAGCGGCGGGGTCCTGCTGGCCCTGGAGATCGTGGCGAGCCGCGTGCTCGCGCCCACCTTCGGCAACTCCATCTTCGTGTGGGGAAGCCTCATCGGGGTGTTCCTGACGGCCCTGAGCGTGGGGTACTGGGTGGGCGGGCACGTGGCGGATCGTTACCCCCACCACGGCGTGTTCTGCGGCCTGGTGTTCCTGGCAGGGCTGCTGGTGGTGCCGATCCCCGCGGTGAGCCCGTGGCTGCTCGACCGGATCGCTCAGGCGGACGTGGGACCCCGCACGGGCCCTCTCCTCGCGGCCACCTTCCTGTTCTTCCCCGCGAGCCTGGTGATGGGCACCGTCTCGCCCTTCGCGGTGCGGCTCGCGGCCCGCACGGTCCAGACCGTGGGGAACACCGCGGGACGGCTGTATGCCCTCTCCACCCTGGGGAGCATCGTGGGCTGCCTCGCCGCGGCCTTCTGGCTTCTCTCCATCCTCGGGGTCCGGGAGATCATCCTGGTCCTGGGACTCGTGGAGATGGGCATGGCGATCCTAGGGTTTGCGGTGGCCCGTCGGATGGCCGCCGCGGTGGTCGCCACGACCGCGCTGCTGGCCGCGGCCCTTCTCGTTCCCCGCGCGGCGTCCGGGGATCCGCCCGGGCTCGTGTACGCTCGGGACACCGTCTACCACCGCATCACCGTGAGCGACGAGGGCGGGGTGCGCTATCTTAAGCTGGACAACTACTGGCAGAGCGCCATGGACCTCCAGGAGCCCCGTCGCACCGTGTTCCGATACGCGGACTACATGCACGCGGGCATGCTGTTCGTGCCCGAGCCCAGGCAGGTGCTCCTCATCGGCGTGGGGGGCGGTACTCTCCCCAAGCAGTACCTCCGGGACTACCCCGGAGTCCGCATGGACATGGTGGACATCGATCCGCACGTGATCGAGGTGGCCCGCCGCTACTTCCACGTCCCGGTGGGCGGCCGTCTGCGGGCCTTCGCGGAGGACGGGCGCCAGTTCGTCCGCCGCACCTCCGCCCGCTACGACCAGGTGCTCCTGGACGCCTACCTGCGCGACACCCTCCCCTTCCACCTCGCCACCCGGGAGTTCTTCCAGGAGGTCCGGGGGGTCCTCACGCCCCGCGGGGTGTTCGTGATGAACGTCATCGGGGCCCTGGCGGGTCCCGACAGCCGTCTGTTCCGGTCCGTGTACCGGACTCTCCGGGAAGTTTTCCCCGCGGTGTACGTTTTTCCGGTGGAGTTCGGTCCATGGGGAGGGGAGGAGGCCATGCGGAACATCATCGTGGTGTCCACCCAGGAGCCCCCGGAACCGCCCGCGGCGGTCCGCGCGCGGTACGGGCGGATGCGGAGCCGGATCCGGATCCCGGGGTTCGAGGCGGTGGTGCGGGACCTTTACACCCGGCCCGTCCCCGTCCAGGACGTGCCCGTGCTTTCCGACAACTTCGCGCCCGTGGACGATCTGATCCACGCCCGATAG
- a CDS encoding universal stress protein → MPRVRRVLLPTDFSEATESAAQWATWIAGQFRAELILLHVLEEDGWMLRALSDTERTQGEDPLQARGRFIRTELERWRERFGAHRAELRPGLPHEVIPEVSRALGVDLVCMGTHGRSGIHRVFFGSVAEQVVRTSPVPVLTVRPQTPPHLRRILVATDFSPPAQGALAWARLLSRTTGAEVVLLHVVELTPEVLAAIPEEILAPAVGGRIREYLLGQAHQRLEAVARPEEGVAVRMGGVGHHIVEAVQELHADLVCMGTHGRTGLAHLVLGSVAEQVVRRSPVPVLTVREASEP, encoded by the coding sequence GTGCCCAGGGTACGAAGGGTTCTGCTCCCCACGGACTTCTCAGAAGCCACGGAATCCGCGGCACAGTGGGCTACGTGGATTGCAGGGCAGTTCCGGGCCGAGCTGATTCTCCTCCACGTCCTGGAGGAGGACGGGTGGATGCTCAGGGCCCTCTCCGACACGGAGCGAACGCAGGGGGAAGATCCCCTTCAGGCTCGAGGGCGCTTCATCCGGACAGAGCTGGAACGCTGGCGGGAACGCTTCGGGGCCCATCGGGCCGAGCTCCGTCCGGGCCTTCCTCACGAGGTGATCCCGGAGGTCTCCCGGGCGCTCGGGGTGGATCTGGTGTGCATGGGGACCCATGGGCGAAGCGGGATCCACCGCGTCTTCTTCGGAAGCGTCGCGGAACAGGTGGTGCGTACAAGCCCCGTCCCCGTGCTCACCGTGCGGCCCCAAACCCCTCCGCACCTACGGCGCATCCTGGTGGCCACGGACTTCTCGCCCCCGGCCCAGGGAGCCCTGGCATGGGCCCGCCTGTTGAGCCGCACCACCGGGGCAGAGGTGGTCCTCCTGCACGTGGTGGAACTCACCCCGGAGGTTCTCGCCGCGATCCCCGAGGAGATCCTGGCTCCCGCGGTGGGCGGACGGATCCGGGAATACCTCCTGGGTCAGGCTCATCAGCGGCTAGAGGCGGTGGCGCGCCCTGAGGAAGGAGTGGCGGTCCGCATGGGCGGGGTCGGACATCACATCGTGGAGGCCGTCCAGGAGTTGCACGCAGACCTGGTGTGCATGGGGACCCACGGGCGCACGGGGCTCGCCCACCTCGTACTCGGCAGCGTGGCGGAACAGGTGGTGCGGCGAAGCCCGGTGCCCGTCCTCACCGTGCGCGAGGCATCGGAACCGTGA
- a CDS encoding thioredoxin family protein has protein sequence MRARVDWREKFHQALPYHAFLDRYGTEVHRERWRRVYEAVTLTEEQQALLAGFQREMKLLVLAGTWCGDCVNQCPILQRFAEVTPRIELRFLERDEHPDVREELAINLGYRIPVVVFLSEDFAEVARYGERTLSLYRQMAVERLGPACPVGIRPPGEDLLRNVTQEWLNEVERVQLLLRLSPRLRQRHED, from the coding sequence GTGCGGGCCCGTGTGGACTGGCGGGAAAAGTTCCACCAGGCGCTTCCGTATCACGCGTTCCTGGACCGCTACGGGACCGAGGTCCACCGGGAGCGGTGGCGACGGGTCTACGAGGCGGTGACGCTCACGGAGGAACAGCAGGCGCTGCTGGCGGGCTTCCAGCGGGAGATGAAGCTGCTGGTGCTGGCGGGAACCTGGTGCGGGGATTGCGTGAACCAGTGCCCCATCCTCCAGCGGTTCGCGGAGGTCACCCCCCGCATCGAGCTCCGGTTCCTGGAGCGGGATGAGCACCCGGACGTGCGGGAGGAGCTCGCCATCAACCTCGGCTACCGCATCCCCGTGGTGGTGTTTTTGAGCGAGGACTTCGCGGAGGTGGCCCGGTACGGCGAACGCACCCTGTCCCTGTACCGCCAGATGGCCGTGGAACGCCTGGGGCCCGCCTGTCCCGTGGGAATCCGACCCCCGGGGGAGGATCTTCTCCGAAACGTGACACAGGAGTGGCTGAACGAGGTGGAGCGGGTGCAGCTCCTGCTGCGGCTCTCCCCACGCCTGCGACAGCGGCACGAAGACTAG
- the clpB gene encoding ATP-dependent chaperone ClpB: MRWDKLTEKSQEALARAQELAREAGHPYVETEHLLLALLEQADGVVPQVLQRAGANLSRIREQVDRALRTLPRVQGPAELYVGPGLRRVWDGAEREAQRMQDEYTSTEHFLLAMSEAVETGAGRILQQNGITKEALLRALAEVRGRQRVTDARPETKYQVLERYGRDLTELARQGKLDPVIGRDEEIRRVIHVLSRRTKNNPVLIGEPGVGKTAIVEGLAQRIVRGDVPEQLKNRRIFQLDMGALLAGTKYRGEFEERLKAVLKEIADSHGEIILFIDEIHTVVGAGAAEGAAMDASNLLKPMLARGELHCIGATTLDEYRKHIEKDPALERRFQPVYVDEPTLEETISILRGLKEKYEVHHGVRITDAAVIAAAQLSTRYITGRFLPDKAVDLIDEAAARLRMEIDSKPAELDEIDRRIMQLEIEREALRRETDPEAQERLQKLEQELARLREQSQLLRERWEREKRIVQRIRHIKAEMDRTKVELEQAERVADLERAARLRYGVLPELTKQLAAAEEELRQLGPQRLLKEEVDAEDIAEVVSQWTGIPVTRLLETEKEKLLKLEERLHQRVVDQEEAVQAVADAIRRARAGLKDPRRPIGSFLFLGPTGVGKTELARALAEVLFDSEEAMVRIDMSEYQEKHTVSRLVGAPPGYVGYEEGGQLTEAVRRRPYRVVLFDEVEKAHPDVLNILLQVMEDGRLTDGQGRTVDFKNTVLILTSNVGSPYLRDLDPEDTPSFELAKVQVQAELRRTFRPEFLNRIDEVIVFRPLSRAHLEQIVELQIRSLQQRLQDLRIAIEVTPQAKAYLAREGYNPDFGARPLRRLIQRLVENPLSRKVLAGELREGDVAVVDARAGEIVITRRERVVA; the protein is encoded by the coding sequence ATGCGGTGGGACAAACTCACGGAGAAGTCGCAGGAGGCCCTGGCACGGGCCCAGGAGCTCGCGCGGGAAGCGGGCCACCCCTACGTGGAGACGGAACACCTCCTCCTCGCGCTGCTGGAGCAGGCGGATGGGGTAGTCCCCCAGGTCCTGCAGCGGGCCGGAGCAAACCTGAGCCGCATCCGGGAGCAGGTGGACCGGGCCCTCCGCACCCTGCCCCGGGTTCAGGGGCCCGCGGAGCTGTACGTGGGCCCGGGCCTGCGGCGGGTGTGGGACGGGGCGGAGCGCGAGGCCCAGCGGATGCAGGACGAGTACACCAGCACCGAGCACTTCCTCCTGGCCATGAGCGAGGCCGTGGAGACCGGGGCCGGCCGCATCCTCCAGCAGAACGGCATCACGAAGGAGGCCCTGCTCCGCGCCCTGGCCGAGGTCCGGGGACGCCAGCGGGTGACGGATGCGCGGCCGGAGACCAAGTACCAGGTGCTGGAGCGCTACGGCCGGGACCTCACGGAGCTCGCGCGACAGGGCAAGCTCGACCCCGTGATCGGCCGGGACGAGGAGATCCGCCGGGTGATCCACGTCCTGAGCCGCCGCACGAAGAACAACCCCGTGCTCATCGGTGAGCCTGGGGTGGGCAAGACCGCCATCGTGGAAGGATTGGCCCAGCGGATCGTGCGGGGAGACGTCCCTGAGCAGCTCAAGAACAGGCGCATCTTCCAGCTGGACATGGGAGCGCTGCTCGCGGGCACCAAGTACCGGGGGGAGTTCGAGGAGCGGCTGAAGGCGGTCCTCAAGGAGATCGCGGACAGCCACGGCGAGATCATTCTCTTCATCGATGAGATCCACACGGTGGTGGGCGCGGGCGCTGCGGAGGGGGCCGCCATGGACGCCAGTAACCTCCTCAAGCCCATGCTGGCCCGGGGGGAACTCCACTGCATCGGGGCCACCACCCTGGACGAGTACCGCAAGCACATCGAGAAGGACCCGGCCCTGGAGCGCCGGTTCCAGCCCGTGTACGTGGACGAACCCACTTTGGAGGAGACCATCAGCATCCTGCGGGGGCTTAAGGAGAAGTACGAGGTCCACCACGGCGTCCGGATTACGGACGCCGCGGTGATCGCGGCCGCCCAGCTCTCGACCCGGTACATCACGGGCCGGTTCCTGCCGGACAAGGCCGTGGACCTCATCGACGAGGCCGCGGCCCGGCTGCGCATGGAGATCGACAGCAAGCCCGCGGAGCTCGATGAGATCGACCGCCGGATTATGCAGCTGGAGATCGAGCGGGAGGCCCTGCGCCGGGAGACGGATCCGGAGGCGCAGGAGCGCCTGCAGAAGCTGGAGCAGGAGCTCGCGCGCCTGCGCGAGCAGAGCCAGCTGCTCCGGGAGCGGTGGGAACGCGAGAAGCGGATCGTGCAGAGGATCCGGCACATCAAGGCGGAGATGGACCGCACGAAGGTGGAACTGGAGCAGGCAGAACGGGTGGCGGACCTAGAGCGGGCCGCGCGGCTGCGCTACGGGGTACTCCCCGAGCTCACCAAGCAGCTGGCGGCCGCGGAGGAGGAGCTGCGGCAGCTGGGCCCGCAGCGGCTGCTGAAGGAGGAGGTGGACGCAGAGGACATCGCGGAGGTGGTGAGCCAGTGGACGGGCATCCCGGTCACGCGCCTGCTGGAGACGGAGAAGGAGAAGCTCCTGAAGCTGGAGGAGCGGCTGCACCAGCGGGTGGTGGACCAGGAGGAGGCGGTTCAGGCGGTGGCGGATGCCATCCGCCGGGCCCGGGCCGGCCTCAAGGACCCCCGCCGGCCCATCGGCTCCTTCCTGTTCCTGGGGCCCACGGGGGTCGGGAAGACCGAGCTCGCCCGGGCCCTCGCGGAGGTCCTGTTCGACTCCGAGGAGGCCATGGTGCGGATCGACATGTCCGAGTACCAGGAGAAGCACACCGTCTCGCGGCTCGTCGGAGCGCCCCCCGGATACGTGGGCTACGAGGAAGGCGGACAGCTCACGGAGGCGGTGCGCCGGCGCCCGTACCGGGTGGTCCTCTTCGATGAGGTGGAGAAGGCCCATCCGGACGTCCTGAACATCCTCCTCCAGGTGATGGAGGACGGCCGGCTCACGGACGGCCAGGGCCGCACCGTGGACTTCAAGAACACCGTGCTGATCCTCACCAGCAACGTAGGCTCCCCCTACCTGCGGGACCTGGACCCGGAAGACACCCCTTCCTTTGAGCTGGCGAAGGTCCAGGTGCAAGCGGAGCTGCGCCGCACCTTCCGTCCGGAGTTCCTGAACCGCATCGACGAGGTGATCGTGTTCCGGCCGCTCAGCCGCGCACACCTGGAGCAGATCGTGGAGCTGCAGATCCGCTCCCTCCAGCAGCGCCTGCAGGACCTCAGGATCGCCATCGAGGTCACCCCCCAGGCGAAGGCGTATCTCGCCCGGGAAGGCTACAACCCGGACTTCGGGGCCCGGCCGCTGCGCCGGCTCATCCAGCGCCTGGTGGAAAACCCCCTCTCCCGGAAGGTGCTGGCGGGGGAACTGCGGGAGGGCGACGTGGCCGTGGTGGATGCCCGGGCCGGGGAGATCGTGATCACGCGACGGGAGCGGGTGGTGGCGTAG
- a CDS encoding cobalamin-independent methionine synthase II family protein produces MVGQVRADQVGSLLRPQELLEARARGAPQEELREIEDRHILRLLRKQQEIGVDIYTDGELRRRHFMSDLLEAVEGFEALEDGPRPDSTQGTPSSRPSRTWKGEGTTPPPARVRGVVTARLRPLRRLTAHEVAFLRKHSPGPFKITLPSANQFPALAFKRGVTDRIYRNHSELLWDIVPIIRDEIRALIAEGVTYIQLDAPRYSVYIDPQWREHVRAEMGMEPEAALDEAIHADNACLEGARRPGVVLAFHLCRGNNRSQWFAEGGYDPIAEKVFNELQVDRFLLEYDDERSGTFEPLRFVPPDKTVVLGLVSTKRPQLESKEVLLRRIEEASRYVPLERLALSPQCGFASVMEGNLLTEEDQWAKLQRVVEVAREVWG; encoded by the coding sequence ATGGTCGGGCAGGTTCGGGCGGATCAGGTGGGGAGTCTCCTGCGCCCGCAGGAATTGTTGGAGGCCCGGGCCCGGGGGGCCCCACAGGAGGAGCTCCGGGAGATCGAGGACCGACACATCCTGCGGCTGCTCCGAAAGCAACAGGAGATCGGGGTGGACATCTACACGGACGGGGAGCTGCGCCGCCGCCACTTCATGAGCGATCTCCTGGAGGCGGTGGAGGGGTTTGAAGCTCTCGAGGACGGGCCTCGTCCGGACAGCACACAGGGCACTCCCTCCTCGCGGCCTTCCCGCACGTGGAAGGGGGAGGGAACCACGCCGCCGCCCGCCCGGGTAAGGGGGGTGGTCACGGCCCGGTTGCGGCCGCTCCGTCGGCTCACGGCGCACGAGGTGGCCTTCCTCCGGAAGCACAGCCCGGGACCCTTCAAGATCACCCTCCCCAGCGCCAACCAGTTCCCCGCCCTCGCCTTCAAGCGCGGGGTAACGGACCGGATCTACCGGAACCACTCGGAGCTGCTGTGGGACATCGTCCCCATCATCCGAGACGAGATCCGGGCCCTGATCGCGGAAGGGGTGACGTACATCCAGCTGGACGCGCCCCGCTACAGCGTGTACATCGACCCGCAGTGGAGGGAGCACGTGCGGGCGGAGATGGGGATGGAGCCGGAGGCCGCCCTGGACGAGGCCATCCACGCGGACAACGCGTGCCTGGAAGGCGCCCGACGGCCGGGCGTGGTCCTCGCCTTCCACCTGTGCCGGGGCAACAACCGCAGCCAGTGGTTCGCGGAGGGCGGATATGACCCCATCGCGGAGAAGGTCTTCAACGAGCTCCAGGTGGACCGGTTCCTCCTGGAGTACGACGACGAGCGCTCCGGTACCTTCGAACCCCTGCGGTTCGTCCCACCGGACAAGACCGTGGTGCTGGGCCTGGTGAGCACCAAGCGGCCGCAGCTGGAGTCCAAGGAGGTTCTCCTGCGCCGCATCGAGGAAGCCAGCCGCTACGTGCCCCTAGAACGTCTCGCCCTCAGTCCCCAGTGCGGGTTCGCCTCCGTCATGGAAGGAAACCTTCTCACGGAGGAGGACCAGTGGGCCAAGCTGCAGCGGGTGGTGGAGGTGGCCCGGGAGGTCTGGGGGTAG